From the Serratia nematodiphila DZ0503SBS1 genome, one window contains:
- the ptsG gene encoding PTS glucose transporter subunit IIBC, protein MFKNAFANLQKVGKSLMLPVSVLPIAGILLGVGSANFSWLPAVVSHVMAEAGGSVFANMPLIFAIGVALGFTNNDGVSALAAVVAYGIMVKTMAVVAPLVLHLPAEEIAAKHLADTGVLGGIISGAIAAYMFNRFFRIQLPEYLGFFAGKRFVPIISGLAAIVLGVVLSFIWPPIGTAIQTFSQWAAYQNPVVAFGIYGVVERALVPFGLHHIWNVPFQMQIGEFTNAAGQVFHGDIPRYMAGDPTAGKLSGGFLFKMYGLPAAAIAIWHSAKPENRAKVGGIMISAALTSFLTGITEPIEFSFMFVAPILYVIHAILAGLAFPICILLGMRDGTSFSHGLIDFIVLSGNSSKIWLFPIVGIVYGLVYYTIFRVLIAKLDLKTPGREDTAAEQSAQGGSEMSAALVQAFGGKENITNLDACITRLRVSVADVSKVDQAGLKKLGAAGVVVAGSGVQAIFGTKSDNLKTDMDEYIRNH, encoded by the coding sequence ATGTTCAAGAACGCATTTGCAAACCTGCAAAAAGTAGGTAAATCGCTCATGCTGCCGGTGTCCGTGTTGCCTATCGCAGGTATCCTGCTGGGCGTCGGCTCCGCCAACTTTAGCTGGCTACCTGCGGTAGTCTCCCACGTGATGGCGGAAGCGGGCGGTTCGGTCTTCGCCAACATGCCGCTGATTTTCGCCATCGGCGTCGCCTTGGGCTTCACCAACAACGACGGCGTTTCCGCGCTGGCGGCGGTGGTGGCCTACGGCATCATGGTGAAAACCATGGCGGTGGTTGCGCCGCTGGTGCTGCACCTGCCGGCTGAAGAGATTGCGGCCAAACACCTGGCGGATACCGGCGTGCTCGGGGGGATTATCTCCGGCGCCATCGCGGCCTATATGTTCAACCGCTTCTTCCGCATTCAACTGCCGGAATACCTGGGCTTCTTTGCCGGTAAGCGTTTCGTGCCGATCATTTCCGGTCTGGCGGCGATCGTTCTGGGCGTAGTGCTGTCCTTCATCTGGCCGCCGATCGGTACGGCTATCCAGACCTTCTCGCAGTGGGCGGCTTACCAGAACCCGGTCGTGGCCTTCGGCATCTACGGCGTGGTTGAGCGTGCTCTGGTGCCGTTCGGTCTGCACCACATCTGGAACGTACCGTTCCAGATGCAAATCGGTGAATTCACCAACGCGGCGGGCCAGGTGTTCCACGGCGACATCCCTCGCTATATGGCGGGTGACCCAACCGCGGGCAAACTGTCCGGCGGCTTCCTGTTCAAAATGTACGGTCTGCCTGCTGCGGCCATCGCCATCTGGCACTCGGCCAAGCCGGAAAACCGCGCTAAAGTCGGCGGCATCATGATCTCCGCCGCGCTGACCTCGTTCCTGACCGGTATCACCGAGCCGATCGAGTTCTCCTTCATGTTCGTCGCGCCGATCCTGTACGTGATCCACGCTATCCTGGCCGGTCTGGCGTTCCCAATCTGCATCCTGTTGGGCATGCGTGACGGCACCAGCTTCTCGCACGGCCTGATCGACTTTATCGTACTGAGCGGCAATAGCAGCAAAATCTGGCTGTTCCCAATCGTCGGCATCGTCTACGGTCTGGTGTACTACACCATCTTCCGCGTGCTGATCGCCAAGCTGGATCTGAAAACGCCGGGCCGTGAAGACACCGCTGCCGAGCAGTCTGCGCAGGGCGGTTCCGAAATGTCCGCGGCGCTGGTTCAGGCCTTCGGCGGCAAAGAAAACATCACTAACCTGGATGCTTGCATCACCCGTCTGCGCGTCAGCGTGGCCGACGTGTCCAAAGTTGACCAGGCGGGCCTGAAGAAACTGGGCGCAGCCGGCGTAGTCGTCGCTGGCTCCGGCGTGCAGGCCATCTTCGGCACCAAGTCCGACAACCTGAAAACCGATATGGACGAATACATCCGTAATCACTGA
- the pabC gene encoding aminodeoxychorismate lyase, translated as MYWINGQRHDALAPSDRGLQFGDGCFTTARVIDGKIELLPWHLERLKQAAQRLMLPATDWAAFEREMALAAESIPLGVVKAILTRGSGGRGYSPTGCENPTRIVARSSYPAHYLQWREQGITLALSPVALARNPLLAGLKHLNRLEQVLIRAHLDQTGADEALVLDTAGMLVECCAANLFWRKGKAVFTPDLSQAGVAGLMRRRVIALLAGSEYRLHCVSEPLETLADADEVLVSNALMPLLPVNAAQSWRYASRQLYDFLRPHC; from the coding sequence ATGTACTGGATTAACGGACAACGCCACGACGCGCTGGCGCCGAGTGATCGCGGCCTGCAGTTCGGCGATGGCTGTTTTACGACTGCCCGGGTTATCGACGGTAAAATCGAGCTTTTGCCCTGGCATCTGGAGCGGCTGAAGCAAGCGGCGCAGAGGCTGATGCTGCCCGCCACCGATTGGGCGGCGTTCGAGCGCGAGATGGCGCTGGCGGCCGAATCAATTCCGCTCGGCGTGGTCAAAGCGATACTGACGCGCGGCAGCGGTGGGCGGGGTTACAGCCCGACCGGGTGCGAGAACCCGACGCGCATTGTTGCCCGCAGCAGCTACCCTGCGCACTATTTGCAGTGGCGCGAGCAGGGCATTACGCTTGCGCTCAGCCCGGTGGCGCTGGCGCGCAATCCGCTGCTGGCGGGGTTGAAGCATTTGAACCGCCTGGAGCAGGTGCTGATCCGCGCGCATCTTGACCAGACGGGCGCCGACGAGGCGCTGGTGCTTGACACTGCCGGTATGCTGGTGGAATGCTGTGCGGCTAATTTGTTCTGGCGTAAGGGAAAAGCGGTATTTACCCCGGATCTGAGCCAGGCGGGCGTCGCGGGCCTGATGCGGCGGCGAGTGATCGCGCTGCTGGCGGGCTCGGAATACCGTCTGCATTGCGTCAGTGAACCGCTGGAGACGCTGGCCGATGCCGACGAAGTTCTGGTGAGCAATGCACTGATGCCGTTGCTGCCGGTAAACGCTGCACAATCATGGCGTTATGCTTCGCGTCAGCTGTATGATTTTTTGCGTCCACACTGTTAA
- the fabF gene encoding beta-ketoacyl-ACP synthase II encodes MSKRRVVVTGLGMLSPVGNTVESTWNALLAGQSGISLIDHFDTTAYATKFAGLVKNFNSEDFISRKDARKMDAFIQYGIAAGMQAMQDAGLDITEANASRIGAAIGSGIGGLGLIEENHSSLVNGGPRKISPFFVPSTIVNMIAGHLTIMYGMRGPSISIATACTSGVHNIGHAARIIAYNDADVMLAGGAEKASTPLGVGGFGAARALSTRNDNPQAASRPWDKDRDGFVLGDGAGMMVLEEYEHAKKRGAKIYAEVVGFGMSSDAYHMTSPPENGAGAALAMENALLDAGVTPSQIGYINAHGTSTPAGDQAEAQAVKSVFGADAERVLVSSTKSMTGHLLGAAGAIESIFTVLALRDQAVPPTINLDNPDEGCDLDFVPHEARQVSDMEYTLCNSFGFGGTNGSLIFRRV; translated from the coding sequence GTGTCTAAGCGTCGAGTAGTTGTGACCGGACTGGGCATGTTGTCTCCTGTCGGCAATACGGTAGAGTCCACGTGGAACGCTCTTCTTGCCGGTCAGAGTGGCATCAGCCTGATCGACCATTTCGATACCACTGCCTATGCGACCAAGTTTGCTGGCCTGGTAAAGAATTTTAATTCTGAGGATTTCATCTCTCGCAAAGATGCGCGCAAGATGGACGCCTTTATCCAGTACGGTATCGCTGCCGGCATGCAAGCCATGCAGGATGCAGGTCTGGACATCACCGAGGCTAACGCCAGCCGCATTGGAGCCGCGATCGGTTCCGGCATCGGCGGCCTGGGTTTGATTGAAGAAAACCACAGTTCACTGGTTAACGGTGGCCCACGGAAAATCAGTCCGTTCTTCGTGCCTTCCACCATTGTGAATATGATTGCAGGTCACCTGACAATCATGTACGGCATGCGTGGCCCAAGCATTTCCATCGCCACCGCCTGTACTTCAGGTGTGCACAATATCGGCCATGCGGCGCGCATCATTGCCTACAATGATGCGGACGTGATGCTGGCCGGTGGGGCAGAGAAAGCCAGCACCCCATTGGGCGTCGGCGGCTTTGGCGCAGCGCGCGCCCTGTCCACCCGTAATGACAATCCGCAGGCGGCGAGCCGTCCGTGGGATAAAGACCGCGACGGCTTCGTGCTGGGCGACGGCGCCGGCATGATGGTGCTCGAAGAGTACGAACACGCGAAAAAACGCGGCGCGAAAATCTACGCCGAGGTGGTTGGCTTTGGGATGAGCAGCGATGCTTATCACATGACGTCGCCACCGGAAAACGGCGCAGGCGCTGCGCTGGCGATGGAAAATGCCCTGCTTGACGCCGGTGTGACCCCGTCACAAATCGGTTACATCAATGCGCACGGCACCTCTACGCCGGCGGGCGACCAGGCGGAAGCGCAGGCGGTGAAATCCGTGTTCGGCGCCGATGCAGAGCGTGTGCTGGTGAGCTCGACCAAATCGATGACCGGCCACCTGTTGGGGGCGGCAGGCGCGATCGAGTCCATCTTCACCGTGCTGGCGCTGCGCGATCAGGCGGTACCGCCAACCATCAACCTGGATAACCCGGATGAAGGTTGCGATCTGGACTTCGTGCCTCACGAAGCGCGCCAGGTCAGCGATATGGAGTACACCCTGTGTAACTCCTTCGGCTTCGGCGGCACCAACGGCTCGCTGATCTTCCGCCGAGTGTAA
- the fabD gene encoding ACP S-malonyltransferase produces the protein MTQFAFVFPGQGSQTVGMLAELAAQFPIVEETFGEASSALGYDLWQLVQQGPAEELNKTWQTQPALLAASVAIFRVWQQQGGKVPALMAGHSLGEYSALVCAGVLDFKAAIRLVELRGKLMQEAVPEGTGAMYAIIGLDNDAIAKACEESAQGQVVSPVNFNSPGQVVIAGNKEAVERAGAACKAAGAKRALPLPVSVPSHCALMKPAADKLAVALQDITFNAPQVPVVNNVDVRTENDPEAIRSALVRQLYSPVRWTESVEFIAAQGVTSLLEVGPGKVLTGLTKRIVDTLTAAAVNDTASLSAALEQ, from the coding sequence ATGACGCAATTTGCTTTTGTTTTCCCGGGCCAGGGGTCGCAGACCGTTGGCATGCTGGCCGAGTTGGCCGCACAGTTCCCGATCGTCGAAGAAACCTTCGGCGAGGCTTCTTCCGCCCTGGGTTACGACCTGTGGCAGCTGGTGCAGCAAGGTCCGGCGGAAGAACTGAACAAAACCTGGCAGACCCAACCGGCTCTGTTGGCCGCCTCGGTGGCGATTTTCCGCGTTTGGCAGCAGCAGGGCGGTAAAGTGCCTGCGCTGATGGCGGGCCACAGCCTGGGCGAGTACTCGGCGCTGGTCTGCGCCGGCGTGCTGGACTTCAAGGCGGCGATCCGTCTGGTCGAGCTGCGCGGCAAGCTGATGCAGGAAGCGGTGCCGGAAGGCACCGGCGCGATGTACGCCATCATCGGTCTGGACAACGACGCGATCGCCAAGGCGTGTGAAGAGTCCGCGCAGGGGCAGGTGGTTTCTCCGGTCAACTTCAACTCGCCGGGCCAGGTGGTTATCGCCGGCAACAAAGAAGCGGTTGAACGTGCAGGCGCCGCCTGTAAAGCGGCCGGCGCCAAACGTGCGCTGCCGCTGCCGGTGAGCGTGCCTTCGCACTGCGCGCTGATGAAACCGGCCGCCGACAAGCTGGCCGTGGCGCTGCAGGACATCACCTTCAACGCGCCTCAGGTGCCGGTGGTGAACAACGTCGACGTACGCACCGAAAACGATCCTGAAGCGATCCGCAGCGCGCTGGTGCGTCAGCTGTACAGCCCGGTGCGTTGGACCGAGAGCGTAGAATTTATCGCAGCACAGGGAGTGACGTCGCTGCTGGAAGTGGGGCCGGGCAAAGTGCTGACCGGTCTGACTAAACGTATTGTTGACACCCTGACGGCTGCGGCGGTGAACGACACCGCCAGCCTGTCGGCGGCGCTTGAACAATAA
- the acpP gene encoding acyl carrier protein: MSTIEERVKKIIVEQLGVKQEEVLNNASFVEDLGADSLDTVELVMALEEEFDTEIPDEEAEKITTVQAAIDFINASQQ; encoded by the coding sequence ATGAGCACTATCGAAGAACGCGTTAAGAAAATCATTGTTGAGCAACTGGGTGTTAAACAGGAAGAAGTTTTGAACAACGCTTCTTTCGTTGAAGATCTGGGCGCTGATTCTCTTGACACCGTTGAGCTGGTAATGGCACTGGAAGAAGAATTCGACACCGAGATTCCAGACGAAGAAGCTGAGAAGATCACTACTGTTCAGGCAGCTATTGATTTCATCAACGCTAGCCAGCAGTAA
- a CDS encoding metal-dependent hydrolase, with the protein MLLVDSHCHLDSLDYQTLHQNVDDALAKAKARDVGYVLAVATTLPGYRSMTELIGERNDVAFSCGVHPLNLEEGYDYAELRRLAAAEQVVALGETGLDYFYQKDNLELQQDSFREHIRIGRDLNKPVIVHTRDARADTLAILREENAQDCGGVLHCFTEDLATAEALLDLGFYISFSGIVTFRNAEQLREVARYVPLDRILVETDSPYLAPVPHRGKENQPAYVRDVAEYMAVLKGVSLEQLAEATTANFSRLFHLDL; encoded by the coding sequence ATGTTGTTAGTCGATTCTCATTGCCACCTTGACAGTCTGGATTATCAGACGCTGCACCAGAATGTGGACGACGCGCTGGCCAAGGCCAAAGCGCGCGACGTCGGCTATGTGCTGGCGGTCGCCACCACGTTGCCGGGCTACCGTTCCATGACCGAACTGATCGGCGAGCGTAACGACGTGGCCTTCTCGTGCGGGGTGCATCCGCTCAATCTGGAAGAGGGCTATGATTACGCCGAGCTGCGTCGCCTGGCGGCGGCGGAGCAGGTGGTGGCGCTGGGGGAGACCGGGCTCGATTACTTCTACCAGAAGGATAACCTTGAGCTGCAACAGGACTCTTTCCGCGAGCATATCCGTATCGGCCGGGATCTGAACAAGCCGGTGATCGTCCACACCCGCGACGCGCGCGCGGACACGTTGGCGATCCTGCGTGAAGAGAATGCACAGGACTGCGGCGGCGTGCTGCACTGCTTCACCGAAGATCTGGCCACGGCCGAAGCCTTGCTGGATCTGGGCTTCTACATCTCTTTCTCCGGCATCGTGACCTTCCGCAATGCTGAACAGCTGCGCGAAGTGGCACGTTACGTGCCGCTGGATCGCATTCTGGTGGAAACCGACTCGCCTTACCTGGCGCCGGTGCCGCATCGCGGCAAAGAAAACCAACCCGCCTATGTGCGCGATGTGGCTGAATACATGGCGGTATTGAAGGGCGTTAGCCTGGAACAGCTGGCCGAAGCCACCACCGCCAACTTTTCACGCTTATTTCACCTCGATCTGTGA
- the fabG gene encoding 3-oxoacyl-ACP reductase FabG — protein MSFEGKIVLVTGASRGIGRAIAETFVARGAKVIGTATSESGAEAISGYLGANGKGFMLNVVDAQSIDSVLASIRAEFGEIDILVNNAGITRDNLLMRMKDDEWEDILDTNLTSVFRLSKAVMRAMMKKRFGRIITIGSVVGTMGNAGQANYAAAKAGLIGFSKSLAREVASRGITVNVVAPGFIETDMTRALTDDQRAGILSSVPANRLGDAKEIASAVAFLASDEAGYITGETLHVNGGMYMI, from the coding sequence ATGAGCTTCGAAGGTAAAATCGTTCTGGTCACCGGCGCGAGCCGCGGTATTGGCCGAGCCATTGCAGAAACGTTTGTAGCACGCGGCGCCAAAGTGATCGGCACCGCGACCAGCGAGAGCGGCGCTGAGGCGATCAGCGGCTACCTGGGCGCAAACGGCAAAGGGTTTATGTTGAACGTTGTTGATGCGCAATCTATCGACAGCGTGCTGGCATCGATTCGCGCCGAATTTGGCGAAATCGACATTTTAGTGAATAATGCCGGCATCACGCGTGATAACCTGCTGATGCGTATGAAGGATGATGAGTGGGAGGATATCCTCGACACCAACCTGACTTCCGTATTCCGCCTGTCAAAAGCGGTAATGCGCGCTATGATGAAAAAGCGGTTTGGCCGTATCATCACCATCGGTTCCGTTGTCGGCACCATGGGGAACGCAGGGCAGGCGAACTACGCGGCGGCTAAAGCCGGTCTGATTGGTTTTAGCAAATCTTTGGCACGTGAAGTTGCTTCGCGTGGCATTACGGTCAACGTCGTGGCACCTGGCTTTATTGAGACGGACATGACACGGGCGTTGACAGATGATCAACGCGCAGGCATTTTGTCATCAGTTCCAGCCAACCGGCTGGGCGATGCTAAAGAAATCGCCAGCGCTGTTGCATTTTTGGCCTCTGATGAGGCCGGCTATATCACCGGTGAAACGTTACATGTCAATGGCGGCATGTACATGATTTAA
- the tmk gene encoding dTMP kinase, translated as MKSKFVVIEGLEGAGKTTARDTVVNVLREHGVSDIVFTREPGGTPLAEKLRDLFKRGIDGELPTIKAEVLMLYAARVQLVETVIKPALARGAWVVGDRHDLSSQAYQGGGRGVDPQLMASLRDTVLGDFRPDLTVYLDLPPLVGLQRAQARGQLDRIEQEALPFFERTRARYLELAAQDETIVTVNAAQPLEQVTAAIRDCVGHWLRQQEGA; from the coding sequence ATGAAAAGTAAATTCGTTGTTATCGAAGGGCTGGAAGGCGCGGGCAAGACCACCGCGCGCGATACGGTGGTCAATGTGTTGCGCGAACACGGCGTCAGCGACATCGTCTTCACCCGTGAACCCGGCGGCACGCCGCTGGCGGAGAAACTGCGCGATCTGTTCAAGCGCGGCATCGACGGCGAATTGCCGACCATCAAGGCCGAAGTATTGATGCTGTACGCCGCGCGCGTGCAGCTGGTGGAAACCGTGATTAAACCGGCTCTGGCGCGCGGCGCCTGGGTGGTGGGCGATCGCCACGATCTCTCTTCACAGGCTTACCAGGGCGGTGGCCGTGGCGTAGATCCGCAGCTGATGGCCTCGCTGCGCGACACCGTGCTGGGGGATTTCCGCCCGGATCTGACGGTTTATCTCGATCTGCCGCCGCTGGTCGGCCTGCAACGCGCACAGGCGCGCGGCCAGCTGGATCGCATTGAACAGGAGGCGCTGCCGTTCTTCGAACGCACCCGCGCGCGCTATCTCGAGCTGGCGGCGCAGGATGAAACCATCGTCACCGTTAACGCTGCCCAGCCGCTGGAGCAGGTGACGGCGGCGATCCGCGACTGCGTCGGCCACTGGTTGCGGCAGCAGGAAGGCGCATAA
- the mltG gene encoding endolytic transglycosylase MltG, producing the protein MKKRKLKVLSVIVVLALALLFWGYQKIERFADTPLAIQQETIFKLPAGTGRVALEGLLVRDKLVHNGRWFQWLLKLEPELAEFKAGTYRFTPGMTVRQMLKLLASGKEAQFTARFIEGSRLRDWQQVLQQSKYLKHTLAGKSEAEIAAALGIPAGETPEGHLYPDTYQYTAGMSDIALLKRAHVRMNKALQAAWAGRDTSLPYKTPEELLTMASIVEKETAVPEERSKVASVFVNRLRIGMRLQTDPTVIYGMGESYNGSITRKDLETPTPYNTYVIAGLPPTPIAMPGEASLQAAANPAKTPYLYFVADGKGGHTFTTNLASHNQAVRVYRQALKEKNEK; encoded by the coding sequence ATGAAGAAAAGAAAGCTGAAGGTCCTGTCTGTTATTGTTGTTCTGGCATTGGCGCTGCTGTTTTGGGGCTATCAGAAGATCGAACGCTTTGCCGATACGCCGCTGGCCATCCAGCAAGAGACCATCTTCAAACTGCCGGCCGGCACTGGCCGGGTAGCGCTCGAAGGGTTACTGGTGCGCGACAAATTGGTGCACAATGGCCGCTGGTTCCAGTGGCTGCTGAAGCTGGAGCCGGAGCTGGCGGAATTTAAAGCCGGTACCTACCGGTTCACGCCGGGCATGACGGTGCGTCAGATGCTGAAACTGTTGGCCAGCGGCAAAGAGGCACAGTTCACCGCACGCTTTATCGAAGGCTCACGCCTGCGTGACTGGCAGCAGGTGTTGCAGCAGTCCAAATACCTGAAACACACCCTGGCGGGCAAGAGCGAAGCGGAGATCGCCGCTGCGCTCGGCATTCCTGCGGGCGAAACCCCGGAAGGGCATTTGTACCCGGATACCTATCAGTATACCGCCGGCATGAGCGACATCGCGCTGCTCAAACGCGCGCACGTGCGCATGAACAAAGCGCTGCAGGCCGCCTGGGCCGGCCGCGACACCAGCCTGCCGTACAAAACGCCGGAGGAGCTGCTGACCATGGCTTCGATCGTCGAGAAAGAGACCGCGGTCCCGGAAGAGCGCAGCAAGGTGGCGTCGGTGTTCGTCAACCGCTTGCGCATCGGCATGCGTCTGCAGACCGATCCGACGGTGATCTACGGCATGGGCGAAAGCTATAATGGCAGCATCACGCGCAAGGATCTGGAGACGCCGACGCCTTACAACACCTATGTGATCGCCGGCCTGCCGCCAACGCCGATCGCCATGCCGGGTGAGGCCTCGTTGCAGGCGGCCGCCAATCCGGCCAAAACGCCATATCTCTATTTTGTCGCCGACGGCAAGGGTGGGCATACCTTCACCACCAATCTGGCGAGCCATAACCAGGCGGTGCGCGTGTACCGTCAGGCGTTAAAGGAAAAGAATGAAAAGTAA
- the holB gene encoding DNA polymerase III subunit delta', producing MNWYPWLNGPYRQLIGQYAEGRGHHALLLHAAPGNGDDALTYGLSRWLICQQRNGEKSCGECHSCRLMLAGNHPDYHVLAPEKGKSSLGIEPIRQVIETLYAHAQQGGAKVIWLPQAEQLTEAAANALLKTLEEPPEKTYFLLGCREPSRLMATLRSRCLYWHLASPEEQLSLQWLGRQAAGSQTDRLTALRLHDGAPLAAEQLLQPQQWQQRSALCAALSAALPQRDMLSLLPVLNHEDVAERLHWLCALLVDAMKWQQGAHHYVLNQDQQPLVHQLASLLSSASLQQIVQQWLNCRHQLLSVVGVNRELLLTEQLLRWEQMLGAAGYSHPHSL from the coding sequence ATGAACTGGTATCCGTGGCTGAATGGCCCTTATCGCCAGCTGATTGGGCAGTACGCCGAGGGGCGCGGCCATCATGCGCTGCTGCTGCACGCGGCGCCGGGCAACGGTGACGATGCGCTGACCTATGGCCTGAGCCGTTGGTTGATCTGTCAGCAGCGCAACGGTGAAAAAAGCTGCGGCGAGTGTCACAGCTGTCGGCTGATGCTGGCGGGCAACCACCCGGATTATCACGTGCTGGCGCCGGAAAAGGGCAAGAGCAGCCTGGGCATCGAACCGATTCGCCAGGTGATTGAAACGCTGTATGCCCATGCGCAGCAGGGCGGCGCCAAGGTGATTTGGCTGCCGCAGGCGGAACAGCTGACCGAGGCGGCGGCCAACGCGCTGCTTAAAACGCTGGAAGAGCCGCCGGAGAAAACCTATTTCCTGCTGGGTTGCCGTGAGCCGTCGCGGCTGATGGCGACGCTGCGCAGCCGCTGCCTGTACTGGCATTTGGCCAGCCCGGAGGAGCAGCTCAGCCTGCAGTGGCTGGGCCGACAGGCGGCCGGCTCTCAGACGGACCGCCTCACGGCGCTGCGCCTGCACGACGGCGCGCCGCTGGCCGCCGAACAGCTGTTGCAGCCACAGCAGTGGCAGCAGCGCAGCGCGCTGTGTGCCGCGTTGAGCGCCGCGCTGCCGCAGCGCGATATGCTGTCGCTGCTGCCGGTGCTGAACCATGAAGACGTCGCTGAGCGCCTGCACTGGCTGTGCGCGCTGCTGGTGGACGCCATGAAGTGGCAGCAAGGCGCGCATCACTATGTATTGAATCAGGATCAGCAACCGCTGGTGCATCAGCTGGCCAGCCTGCTGAGCAGCGCCTCGCTGCAGCAGATCGTGCAGCAGTGGCTGAACTGCCGTCACCAGCTGCTCAGCGTGGTGGGCGTTAACCGCGAGCTGCTGCTGACCGAACAGTTACTTCGCTGGGAACAGATGCTCGGCGCCGCCGGCTATTCCCACCCTCACTCGCTGTAA
- a CDS encoding beta-ketoacyl-ACP synthase III, producing the protein MYTKILGTGSYLPVQVRTNADLEKMVDTSDEWIVTRTGIRERRIAAADETVATMSFQAAEKALEMAGVAKEDIGLIVVATTTNTHAFPSAACLVQDMLGIKDCAAFDLAAACAGFTYALSVADQYVKNGAVKHALVIGADLLSRTLDPEDRGTIILFGDGAGAVVLGASEEPGILSTHLHADGSYGNLLTLPYKDRQNQDKPAYVTMAGNEVFKVAVTELARIVDETLQANNMDRSELDWLVPHQANLRIISATAKKLGMGMEKVVVTLDRHGNTSAASVPSALDEAVRDGRIQRGQLVLLEAFGGGFTWGSALVRF; encoded by the coding sequence ATGTATACAAAGATTCTCGGTACGGGGAGTTATTTGCCCGTACAAGTGCGCACCAATGCTGATTTGGAAAAAATGGTGGATACCTCTGACGAGTGGATCGTCACGCGTACCGGTATCCGCGAACGTCGCATCGCCGCCGCGGATGAAACCGTTGCGACGATGAGCTTCCAGGCCGCTGAAAAAGCGCTGGAAATGGCAGGTGTGGCTAAAGAAGACATCGGGTTGATCGTGGTGGCCACCACCACGAATACGCACGCGTTCCCGAGCGCGGCGTGCCTGGTGCAAGACATGCTGGGTATCAAAGACTGCGCGGCGTTCGATCTGGCTGCGGCCTGCGCCGGCTTTACTTACGCGCTCAGCGTGGCCGATCAGTACGTGAAAAACGGCGCGGTCAAACATGCGTTGGTGATCGGCGCAGATCTGTTGTCACGCACGCTGGATCCTGAAGATCGCGGCACCATCATTCTGTTTGGTGATGGCGCGGGTGCGGTGGTGCTGGGGGCGTCTGAAGAGCCGGGCATTCTGTCTACTCATCTGCATGCCGACGGCAGCTACGGCAACCTGCTGACGCTGCCTTACAAGGATCGTCAGAATCAAGACAAGCCGGCCTATGTCACCATGGCGGGCAACGAAGTCTTCAAGGTTGCGGTCACCGAGCTGGCGCGCATCGTCGACGAGACGCTGCAGGCCAACAACATGGATCGCAGCGAGCTGGATTGGCTGGTGCCTCACCAGGCCAACCTGCGCATCATCAGCGCAACGGCGAAAAAACTGGGCATGGGGATGGAGAAAGTGGTGGTGACGCTCGATCGTCACGGCAACACTTCTGCCGCCTCGGTGCCTTCCGCACTGGACGAAGCCGTGCGCGACGGGCGAATTCAGCGTGGTCAACTGGTGCTGTTGGAAGCTTTCGGCGGCGGCTTTACCTGGGGCTCGGCGCTGGTTCGTTTCTGA